The segment CGGCGCCGGCTTCCGTCGTGGCTTCTTCGGTCGGGGTCGCCGTTTCCGTTGCCGGTTCGGCCGCGGATTCGGTGGCTTCCATTTCATGTTCCTCGGCTTGCGCGCTGACCGGGGCGGTCAGGGCCGTTGCACCGAACAGAAACATACCCGCGACCATAAGGGCGCCGAGATACTTGATCATGCCAGTCTCCTTTATGTGTTATTGGCGGCATGATCACAGGCCGCTTCCGGGTTTTTGTCAATCGGAATCAAAAGGCGCACAAGGCGGCACGCAAATTATTTTTCCATCTGGTCAACGACATAGCCCGCGCCCGCGCCAACCGCGCCGCCGATTGCTGCGCCGCACCCGACACAACCCCCGGTCATGACCGTGGCCGCCGCGCCGGTGGCGGCGCCGATCGCGCTGCCGGAAAGCACGCGCTGTTCGGTTTTGTTCAGGTTTGAGCAACCGGCAAGCAGCAAGGCAGCCGCGAGTACAAACGGGGCTGTGCGCAGGGCAAGAATTGCGGGGCTAATTGCGGGGCTAAGCGTGATTGTACGGGCGGGCATGGCAAACTCCCTGTTCGTGAGCCGTATCAGTCTAGCATCAGGCCGGATTGTGGCAAGAGTGTGGGTGCGTTAAGCGCCTCGGCCCGCGCCGCCTTCCGCCTTCGCCAGCAGTGCCGTATCGGCCTGTGCAATATGCAGCGTGCGTTGCGGGAAGGGGATGGAAATTCCCGCTTTGTCGAACGCGGCCTTGAGCCGCTTGTTAAAGGCGCGGCCGACTTCCCATTGCTTGATCGGCAGCGTCTTGAAGCGCGCCTTGATGATGATGGCGCTGTCGGCAAACTGATCGACACCGAGGATTTCGATATCCTCAAGGATGTTGGGGCCGATGGTTTCGTCAGCGCGCAGCGCCGCGCCGGTTTCGCGGATCACCTGTTCGGCATGATCGAGATCGGTGCCGTAATCGACGCCTATGTCGGTGATGTAAAAACTGTAATCCTTGGTCCAGTTTTCAATCACCTTCACTTCGCTATAGGGTATGGTGTAAACGATCCCCGCAAGGTCGCGCAGCTGGATCTTGCGCAGCGTCAACCGCTCAACCAGCCCGGTGCAGCCGCCGACCTTGGCGACATCGCCAACCTGGATCAGGTCTTCGAGGATGATGGTGAACCCTGCGATGATATCGCGGATCGATTGCTGGGCACCGAGACCGAGCGCGAGGCCGGCGATACCGGCGCCGGTCAGCAGCGGCATGACATCGACCCCCGCTTCGCGCATCACCATGAACAGGCCTATCAGGAACAGCGCGAGCGTGCAGGCGTTGACCGCGAAGGGAAACAGCGTTTCGGCGCGCTGCGGATGACGTTCGTGGCGGTAATAGATCGCTTTATAGATAAAGTAGTAGGCGAGTTCCCACGCAACGATAAAAAACGCGATCAGCCCGGCATATTTGCCGACCCCGCCGACGAAAGGCAGAATGCTTTCCCATAATGTGGAAAAAAACCTCGGCCACCATATTTTTGCAAAACCTGTAAGCGCGCCGACGCCAACCGCGAAGCCGAGAACATAGCCGAGCAACTTAAAATAGCCGTCAAGCCGTTTCGCCTGCCGCCGCGCCATGCGCTTGGTGTAGAACCTGCTGATAAAATCGACCTTGAGCTTGCGGGCCAGCAGCAAGGTGATGACCGATCCGACAAGGATCAGAACGGAATAGCCAATGGGCCAAGCATAAGGTTCGAATTGTTCCAGGTTCATCAAAAGCTCCTGTACGATTTGTTGTGTGGCCGCGCACGAGGCCGAGCAAGCCGGCGGGGATCATCTTGATGTTTGCGGTGGCGGAGAGGGGGGCCGCAATATTACTGTTTCCCCTCGTTCGCCATTGTTCACCTAACTGTCTGATTTCACTTTATCTTTCGCCACTCTGGCGCAATAATTGATCTCGTCTTGTTCGCCCTGATTTTCGGCGAAACGCATTCGACTTTAGGGGTAATTTAGGGGGTAGGCAATGGCACTCCAACTCAATCGGCTGTCCGCCTTAAAAGTCAAAACGGAAACGCGTGAAGGATGGTACCACGATGGTGGTGGCCTCTACCTTCAGGTCGCGGCCAGCGGCGCAAAGTCATGGATATTCTGTTACATGCTTTATGGCCGTTGCCGCGAAATGGGGTTGGGTTCTCTCAATGCGGTTTCGCTGGCTGATGCGCGCAACAAAGTAGCCAACTGCCGCAAGCTGCTCGATCAGAAGATTGATCCGATTGATACTCGCAAGGCTGAGCGCACGGCCGCACGGCTGGCCTCAACCGCCGGCATGACGTTCCGGGAATGCGCGGAAAGCTGTATCAAGGCCCGCGAAGGCGGCTGGCGTGACGCGAAGCAGGCCCAGCAGTGGAGAAATACCCTTGACGCCTATGTTTACCCTAAAATCGGCAAATTGCCCGTTCAGAGCATTGATGTGGGTTTGGTGCTGAAGGTGCTGGAGCCGATATGGGCGGAGAAGCCGGAAACGGCGAACCGCATCCGTGGGCGCATAGAAAATATCCTCGATTGGGCCTCGGCGCGGGAATACCGCACAGGCGAGAACCCTGCCCGCTGGCGCGGACGGTTGGAAAACCTGCTGCCGCCGCATAGAAAGCTGAAGAAGGTTGTTCACCATGCCGCGCTGCCTTTCACTAAGGTTGGCGACTTTATGGCGAGGCTCGATGGCCAGAGCGGCATGGATGCCCGCGCCCTGGAGTTCACTATCCTGACCGCTACGCGCACAAATGAATGCCTCGGCGCCAAATGGGAGGAAATTGACCTCGTGAACAAGGTCTGGGCGGTTCCCGCTAACCGCATGAAAGCAAGCAAGGAACATCGTGTTCCGCTATCCGACCGGGCAATCGAAGTGTTGCGGAAGGCAGAGGTGCTGGCTAGCAAGCGGAAAGACCCTAGTTTGCCGCTA is part of the Alphaproteobacteria bacterium genome and harbors:
- a CDS encoding tyrosine-type recombinase/integrase, giving the protein MALQLNRLSALKVKTETREGWYHDGGGLYLQVAASGAKSWIFCYMLYGRCREMGLGSLNAVSLADARNKVANCRKLLDQKIDPIDTRKAERTAARLASTAGMTFRECAESCIKAREGGWRDAKQAQQWRNTLDAYVYPKIGKLPVQSIDVGLVLKVLEPIWAEKPETANRIRGRIENILDWASAREYRTGENPARWRGRLENLLPPHRKLKKVVHHAALPFTKVGDFMARLDGQSGMDARALEFTILTATRTNECLGAKWEEIDLVNKVWAVPANRMKASKEHRVPLSDRAIEVLRKAEVLASKRKDPSLPLDQQRTGWVFAGQKKDRPLSNMAMLVLLRRMKATDITVHGFRSTFRDWTAERTAYSREVAEAALAHTVGNKVEAAYRRGDLFGKRRHLMDEWAEYCGKSSVDEAAKIVSIAEARQEKIAVGAR
- a CDS encoding mechanosensitive ion channel, which codes for MNLEQFEPYAWPIGYSVLILVGSVITLLLARKLKVDFISRFYTKRMARRQAKRLDGYFKLLGYVLGFAVGVGALTGFAKIWWPRFFSTLWESILPFVGGVGKYAGLIAFFIVAWELAYYFIYKAIYYRHERHPQRAETLFPFAVNACTLALFLIGLFMVMREAGVDVMPLLTGAGIAGLALGLGAQQSIRDIIAGFTIILEDLIQVGDVAKVGGCTGLVERLTLRKIQLRDLAGIVYTIPYSEVKVIENWTKDYSFYITDIGVDYGTDLDHAEQVIRETGAALRADETIGPNILEDIEILGVDQFADSAIIIKARFKTLPIKQWEVGRAFNKRLKAAFDKAGISIPFPQRTLHIAQADTALLAKAEGGAGRGA